The sequence below is a genomic window from Rudanella lutea DSM 19387.
GTTGGTGACCACCACACCCCCGAAAGCCGAAACCGGGTCGCAGGCCAGCGCGTTGAGGTAAGCTTCTTTGGCAGTGGGAGCCGTAGCCACCCCGCAGGCGTTGGTATGCTTGATGATGGCAAACGCAGCTGACTCGTCGGTGAACTCGTCAATGAGTTGAATGCACGCGTCCACATCGACCAGATTGTTAAACGAAAGTTCTTTTCCGTGCAGCTTATCGAACATGGCATCCAGATCGCCGTAGAACGTAGCTGACTGATGCGGGTTTTCGCCGTAGCGGAGGGGCGTGGCCGACCCACCCGCTGTCTGCCCCAGGAAGTACTGGTTAATAGCCGTATCGTAGTGTGACGTAGTAGCAAAAGCCTCCTGCGCGTACCGACGGCGGTCGTCCAGATCGGTGGCTCCGTTCTTCGCGGTCAGAATACTCAGTACATCGGCGTACTGGTTGCGCGACGAAACGATGAGCGTGTCGGCAAAGTTTTTGGCCCCCGCCCGGATGAGCGAAATCCCGCCAATGTCGATTTTCTCGATAATATCTTCCGCCGATGCGCCGGAGGCTACCGTCTCCTCAAAAGGGTACAGATCGACCACCACCATGTCGATAGCCGGAATCTGATGCCGCTCGGCCTGAGCTACGTCTTCGGACAGGTCGCGCCGGTACAAAATACCCCCAAATACCGCTGGGTGCAGGGTTTTGACCCGGCCACCGAAAATAGACGGGTAGCCGGTCAGGTCTTCAACCGGGATAACGGGAATGCCCAGTTGTTCGATGAAGGTCTGCGTACCACCCGTTGAATAGAGCGTAACACCCTGCTCGTGCAATAGGCGGACAATGGGTTCGAGACCATCCTTGTAGTAAACTGACAGCAGAGCGGAAGCTATTTTTTTCATATAATGGAGAATGAGTAATGGACGATGTATAACGGCCGGCAAAGCATAACCCATGGCGGGAGTATCCGCTATGCGTTATTCTTTACACATTTTCCAGTATACATGGACACGGAGCCGCAAAGATACGCCCCCGGCACCGACAACCCAACCGAGGCTGTATCTTTGCCCGCCTAATCGTATCCGTACATGAGTACCTTTAAGAAACTAGCCAGCGATACGGCCCTGTACGGCGTCAGCACCATTCTGGCCCGGTCTATCAATTTCGCCCTGGCACCCATCCAGACTTACGCGTTTCTGAAACCCGCTGAACTGGCCTCAAACGTGTCTATTTATGCCTGGATTGGGGTCTTGCTGGCTATTTACACCCTCGGTCTCGAAACGGCCTACTTTCGGTTTGCCGCTCGTGCCAAGGGCGACGAGCGGGCCGACGAACGCCAACTGGTGTTTAACCGAAGCACGAGTCTGCTGGTGCTGTCGGGCCTGATTCCTGCCTTCTTTACAACCCTGTTTGCCGATCAGATCGCCGGGTTGATGGGATACCCCGGCGAGGGAATTGCAGTAATGTGGGGCGGGTTTATCCTGGCCATCGACACCATTATGGCGGTGCCGTTTGCGCGGTTGCGGGTCGAGAACAAAGCAAAACAGTTTGTGCTAGCCAAGGTGCTCAACATCCTGATCAACGTGGCGCTCAATGTTTTCTTTATCATCCTGTGCAAAGACATTGCCGAGGGCGACTACCTGCCCGCCCTGCGTCCGGTGGCTTCGTTTATTTACCGGCCCGAAATTGGCCCGGCTTATATTCTGCTCGCTAATCTGATTGCCAACGGTTTATATCTGGTTCTGCTTCGCAATGCCTTTAGCGGTTTCCGGTTTACGCTCGACTGGGTAGCCGCTCAATCCCTGCTGGCCTATTCGTTCCCGATTATGCTCACGGGGCTGTCGGGTGTGCTCAACCAACTCACCGACCGGCTGCTGCTCCGGCGGTTTCTGCCCGACGGTTTTTATCCCGGCCTCACTGCCGACGATGCTCTGGGTATCTACGGAAACTGCCTCAAACTGTCGATTTTCATGGCTCTGGCTATCAACTCGTTCAAGTTTGCTGCCGACCCGTTCTTTTTCAGCCGGGCCGAAGATAAAAACTCGCCTAAACTGCTGGCCGACGTAACCAAGTGGTTCATCATTGTGTGCGCGGTGTTGTGGGTAGGCGTGAGCCT
It includes:
- the purH gene encoding bifunctional phosphoribosylaminoimidazolecarboxamide formyltransferase/IMP cyclohydrolase, producing MKKIASALLSVYYKDGLEPIVRLLHEQGVTLYSTGGTQTFIEQLGIPVIPVEDLTGYPSIFGGRVKTLHPAVFGGILYRRDLSEDVAQAERHQIPAIDMVVVDLYPFEETVASGASAEDIIEKIDIGGISLIRAGAKNFADTLIVSSRNQYADVLSILTAKNGATDLDDRRRYAQEAFATTSHYDTAINQYFLGQTAGGSATPLRYGENPHQSATFYGDLDAMFDKLHGKELSFNNLVDVDACIQLIDEFTDESAAFAIIKHTNACGVATAPTAKEAYLNALACDPVSAFGGVVVTNRPVDLETAEELNKLFMEILIAPEFAPEALTLLQSKKNRILLRRKPVELPTKLVKTILNGVLEQDKDNRTETGADFTVVTEKAPTDSEVKALEFALKVCKHTKSNTIVLAKEGQLLASGVGQTSRVDALKQAIEKAHAFGFDLNGSVMASDAFFPFPDCVEIAHQAGVTAVVQPGGSIRDKDSVDYCNANGLAMVTTGVRHFKH
- a CDS encoding polysaccharide biosynthesis C-terminal domain-containing protein → MSTFKKLASDTALYGVSTILARSINFALAPIQTYAFLKPAELASNVSIYAWIGVLLAIYTLGLETAYFRFAARAKGDERADERQLVFNRSTSLLVLSGLIPAFFTTLFADQIAGLMGYPGEGIAVMWGGFILAIDTIMAVPFARLRVENKAKQFVLAKVLNILINVALNVFFIILCKDIAEGDYLPALRPVASFIYRPEIGPAYILLANLIANGLYLVLLRNAFSGFRFTLDWVAAQSLLAYSFPIMLTGLSGVLNQLTDRLLLRRFLPDGFYPGLTADDALGIYGNCLKLSIFMALAINSFKFAADPFFFSRAEDKNSPKLLADVTKWFIIVCAVLWVGVSLNLDIIGKLTLSPKYRIGLGVVPILLLANLLLGVYYNISFWFKLSDKTSFGTLITVVGTAVTALFNILLIPKMGYMGCAWAFLASSFVMMALCYGLGEKYYPVPYRLGSALFYIGSAAVLIYGSSLVQIPNLWVSVPYHMALFVLYLGIIAVVERDTVRLALQRIRRRPAQRPAPSRSDG